Proteins from a genomic interval of Alphaproteobacteria bacterium:
- a CDS encoding DUF4102 domain-containing protein: protein MDGKKLTKRVVESIKPHKSDEVLVWDSEIKGLGLRVYPTGRKTYFVQYRNEFLRTRRKKIGIHGTVTAEQAREIAKGLLGDVAQGEDPSQDIQSRRIKPSLANLAKEYLEIYAKTNKRPKSFREDQKMLERIILKRWADKKVEELTAQDIQYLHHELKDTPYMANRVRALLSKMLNIAIQWKWRTDNPVNGVQKYQEQKRNRWLDEEELEKLWVALESHPNQSIAKAIWLLVLTGSRRGEVLSATWDQFDLDKGIWTKPAHTTKQNRMEHLPLSTQVITLLKSMKEKSKDKYLFPSKIPGQPLQDIKKSWSTIQKRAGLANVRLHDLRHTHASHLVSSGLSLSIVGKLLGHTQASTTQRYAHLADAPLRQAAEFFGNKAQEIRNRSQKTTESSTLPL, encoded by the coding sequence ATGGATGGTAAAAAACTAACCAAGCGTGTTGTTGAAAGTATTAAGCCACACAAAAGCGATGAAGTGCTTGTATGGGATTCTGAAATTAAAGGCCTGGGCCTAAGAGTATATCCTACAGGTCGCAAAACATATTTCGTCCAATATCGGAATGAATTTCTTCGCACACGTCGCAAAAAGATCGGCATTCATGGAACTGTTACAGCTGAGCAAGCTCGGGAAATAGCCAAAGGTCTCTTAGGAGATGTAGCCCAGGGGGAAGATCCCTCACAAGATATTCAATCAAGAAGAATTAAACCATCTCTCGCTAATCTGGCCAAAGAGTATCTTGAGATCTATGCCAAAACCAACAAAAGACCGAAAAGTTTTCGAGAAGATCAGAAGATGTTAGAAAGAATTATTCTTAAACGTTGGGCAGATAAAAAGGTTGAAGAACTTACGGCTCAAGATATCCAATATTTACATCATGAGCTTAAAGATACCCCCTACATGGCCAACCGTGTTCGGGCGCTATTGAGTAAGATGTTGAATATAGCTATTCAGTGGAAATGGCGCACGGATAATCCCGTCAACGGCGTTCAAAAATATCAGGAACAGAAACGCAATCGCTGGCTTGATGAAGAAGAGTTAGAAAAACTATGGGTCGCTCTTGAATCACACCCCAACCAAAGTATTGCTAAGGCCATTTGGTTGCTTGTGCTTACAGGCTCCAGGCGCGGAGAAGTCTTGAGTGCTACATGGGATCAGTTTGATTTGGATAAAGGCATTTGGACGAAACCAGCACATACAACGAAACAAAATCGTATGGAGCATCTGCCCCTCTCCACTCAAGTTATTACTCTGTTAAAAAGCATGAAAGAAAAGAGCAAAGACAAATACCTATTTCCCAGCAAAATACCTGGACAACCTCTCCAAGACATTAAGAAATCTTGGAGCACCATTCAAAAAAGAGCTGGGCTCGCAAATGTGCGTCTCCATGATTTGCGGCACACTCATGCTTCTCATCTGGTATCCAGCGGATTGAGTTTGAGTATCGTTGGAAAATTATTAGGCCACACTCAAGCTTCAACGACGCAAAGATACGCCCATCTAGCGGATGCGCCCTTAAGGCAGGCTGCTGAATTTTTTGGAAATAAGGCTCAAGAAATTCGAAATAGGAGTCAAAAAACTACAGAATCTTCTACTCTTCCACTGTAA